From the Oryctolagus cuniculus chromosome 17, mOryCun1.1, whole genome shotgun sequence genome, the window CCGCCACAGCCGGTGGGCCTGGGGCTCGCGGGcggggaagaaggaggaggagggggaggtggtggcggtggtggtggaggtggaggctgAGGGAGAGCCGAGAGGCGGCCACGGCGGGGCGGCGCGGCGGCACGGCGCGCGCCCCAGAAGCGTTGGAATCCTGAAGTGAGGCGGCTGCGCCTGAGGACAGCAGGAGTGGCGGGGCCGCCGCCGTCGCTGGAGAGATGAGCCGGGAAGCCTGAGGCCAGAGACGCCCGCCCTCGGGCCCGTCCGCCCGGCTTCCCCGCTCCGGGTGAGGacgccccttcccctcccccagccttgcCGTGGCTCCTTCCACTCCTGGGTCTCGCTCCCACCGAACCGCGGCCAAGAAGCCCCCCGGAGGGACTTCTTAGGGCCCTGCTACACCGAGCTTGTAGGACCATACCCGTGGTGGGACGCAATTCTGGTCCCCGGGGATGAGGCGGGAGAGTGGGCTGGGCCGGCTCAGCTCGCTCGGCGCGGTTCTGGCCCAGCGCCTTGATTGGGCTGCCTCATCGTTCTTTTTTCGGTTTCgttcaaaccccccccccccttttttttatcaGACTCTGTGCCCTGAGCCGTAGCCCTGGCACCCTCGTTCCCACTGAGAGACCGCAGAGCGGGTCCACACCCCCCATTCAACAACTGTCTCGTGGTTTCCCTGAACTTGTGGTGTTTCAGGCACCTCAGTGTTATGTCAGGGTTCCTGTGCTGGATCATCTCCCTGAGCAAAGAAATGACCCTTAGTAGGCTCTCAACGGACAACCTCTGTTGGAACTGAAATCGAAAAGCAAAGCCTGAAAATACTGCGTTCGACCTGGGGATCTGCGAAATGCGATCCCTGAGGCCGACCGCTTGGCCATCTTCCTTTGGGAAAGATAATGGCACAGACCCGGAGAGGGTCTCTTGTAGACTGTGCTCATTGGGAAGATCTAAACTTTTGAGCTTTGTGATACCCTCTTCCCTTAGTTTATTTGCATCCGAATTCAGAGGAGGCTGCCGAGGATCTGGTGGTTAGGATGTTCCGATTCTGATATTCAGACCTTTGTTTTTTACAGGGTGCTGGAAGATGAAAGAGACCACACAGGGGACCGGGTCTTGGGGGCCTGAGCCTCCGGgacctggcatagccccagcttACTCAAGCCCCAGGCGGGAACGTCTTCGTtggcccccaccccccaagccccGACTCAAGTCAGGTGGAGGGTTTGGGCCAGATCCTGGGTCCGGGACCACAGTACCAGCAAGACGTCTCTCTGTCCCTCGACCCTCTTTTGATGCATCAGCtagtgaagaagaggaagaggaggaggaagaggaagatgaagatgaggaggaggaagtggcagCTTGGAGGCTGCCCCCCAGGTGGGGTCAACTAGGAGCTTCACAGCGGCCTCGCCCTTCCCGCCCCAGTCACCGAAAAACATGCTCACAGCGCCGCCGCCGAGCTATGAGAGCCTTCCGGATGCTGCTCTACTCAAAAAGCACCTCACTGACATTCCACTGGAAGCTCTGGGGGCGCCACCGGGGCCGGCGGCGGAGCCTCGCACACCCCAAGAACCATCTTTCACCCCAGGAAGGGGGTGCGACACCACAGGTGCCATCCCCTTGCTGTCGTTTTGACTCCCCCCgggggccacccccaccccggctgggTCTGCTAAGTGCTCTCATGGCTGAGGATGGGGTGAGAGGGTCTCCACCAGTGCTCTCTGGGCCCCCCATGGAGGAAGATGGACTAAGATGGACTCCAAAGTCTCCTCTGGACCCTGACTCTGGTAAGGTGGGAAAGGGGTTAGGGGGAGTGGCTAAAAGTCTGGAGCACTAGGAGTCTCTTGGTTTGGTGAGAACTGGGCCTAGTaggaaggcagagggaaaagGCCAGAGTAGTTGCCAAATGTCTAGAAGACGGGCTGGGGAAACAGTCCGCAAGCAGGCGTCCTGTGTTCTCAAGCACAGATGAGAAGGGGAGACGTGGTTGAGAAAAATCCAGTGGTCTTGGTCGTTGCAGTGCCTCTGGCTGTTGGGTTAGAGCCCCTGTGTGTCCCTTTCCAGATGGCACCACTTGCGTGGGGGTGGGATGTGACCCCTCCCAGAGGTGGAGGCTGTCATCTCTGGGATCATGTGTAACATTCTTGCCAGGGTATTTCTTTCCGAAACTCAGGAGCTAAACAATTTCAGGCtctcttcacttttattaaatagTCAAGTATTTtataagttttacttatttgataggcacAGTCTTgggtgagagaaagatcttccatccatgagttcactccctaaaatcctgcctgggccaggccaaagccaggagccagaacaccactggggtctcccttgtgggtggcagggatccaggtacgtGGGCCTCCATGTGgcgcctcccaggcacactagctaAATGGaatgcagaggcaggactggattGCAGGCAGGCActctcacatgggatgtgggcttaaccccaagtggtgccttaatcTGCTGCTCCATGACGGCCCCCTTTGCAGTATTTATCGACCCTTTACCCCATGCTAGAGAGACCTGAAATTTACATCACTGAACCCTGGTCTTTTCTGTTTGCCTCCTGTCTGAGTGGGAACTCTTTCCTCTGTCCCATTGGAGTCTGTTGAACATCCTTATTTCAGGGGTCTCCGTTTCTTAGGTTTATGTAGGCAGATGCTGCTTCAGTTCCTTATGTAGTCTTAGTGTTTGTGTGTATTGGTTAATCCTCCCAATGTCTCATCCCCATCCTATTTCCCCTGCCTTATAGGCCTCTTCTCATGTACTCTGCCCAATGGTTTTGGGGGGCCACCTGGGCCAGAAGGGGAGCGCAACCTAGCACcccctgatgccagcatcctcatCAGCAATGTGTGCAGCATCGGGGACCATGTGGCCCAGGAGCTTTTTCAAGGCTCAGATTTGGGCACCTCAGAAGAGGCCGAGCAGCCTGGGGAGAAAGCTGGCCAGCACAGCCCGCTGCGGGAGGAGCATGTGACCTGCGTGCAGAGTAAGGAGGCCAAGGGGACCCAGGCTCCTTCCCTCAGCTGACTGCTAGATTGAGTCTAGAGTCCTCACCCatgcttctctcctcctccacttAGGCATCTTGGATGAGTTCCTTCAAACTTACGGCAGCCTCATCCCCCTCAGCACTGATGAGGTAGTAGAGAAATTGGAGGACATCTTCCAGCAGGAGTTCTCTACGCCTTCCAGGTGAGGCTTGAAAGATGGCTGTCCTTTGAAGGGGGGTTGGGACCTGGGGGACGAAGAGAGAACGCTGCTGCCTTTTCTCTTAGGGATGCacttggggagagggaggggccagagctgaagGGGAGGAAACTGTAGGCAAGGTGCGAAGTCCCTGTAAGCTGACTCCGAGGGTTGTCACCCGAGATCCTGACATATTAAATACACCCTCTACATATTTAGGTGCATCTTTCTGGGGAGTGGGCTGTTAGTAGGTCCTTAAAAGGAGCCACGACCGAAAAAAGGTAGGTGTAGATTCTTTTTCTAGGCAGTAGTAGTACTTCTGGGTGCCACAACTGTGTTATCTCTTACCGTGACTCCACCCTTGGCCTACTCAGGAAGGGCCTGGTGCTGCAGCTGATCCAGTCATACCAGCGGATGCCAGGCAATGCCATGGTAAGGGGCTTCCGAGTAGCCTATAAGCGGCATGTGCTGACCATGGACGACTTGGGGACTTTGTATGGACAGAATTGGCTCAATGACCAGGTGAGAAGAGTGTGGAGAATCAGGCCTGAGAAGGGGTTCAGGGAGCAGTATCTGGGCCCTCAGCATGGGGGAGCCCTGAACTCATACTCATACCATGTCCTCCATGGTAAGTTGCATCCCATCTTCTCCCCAGGTGATGAATATGTATGGAGACCTGGTCATGGACACGGTCCCTGAAAAGGTAGGCCCAACTAGATACTTGAGGCTCCTGAAAAATTGAAGTTCTAAATAGCTTTCCCAGTCCCTTTCAtctgttccattttatattaaaaGTGATTCTgggagaggtagcagatgataatCTGTAGTCTTGACCCCACATTTATCAATTCTTTTACTTTCTGGCAGTCTAATATTTTTCTCTATGGCTAACCACAAGAATTGGGATGGGAACCTATCTGTAAGACAAGGTTACTAACAGTTTGTATTTTACTTTCTGAATTAAGTGGGGATTGTTGAAACCAGTCCTTAGAGCCATATGGAATGGAAGTAGCCTGGGAGCAGAGGCTTTGTGGGAGAATGTGAGGTGTTTTAATTCCATCCAGCTCTTTTGCATCATTGGCACAGGTGCATTTCTTCAACAGTTTCTTCTATGATAAACTCCGCACCAAGGGTTATGATGGGGTGAAAAGGTGGACCAAAAACGTGAGTGACAAATCCACACTGATGTGTGGCACATCACCCCTAAAGAGTTCTGTTTTCTGCAAGCCCTTTCCCTACCCTTGTTCCTTCATCTGTTTCCAGATATTAACTATCTCTTCTGTGCTCTACACTGTTGTACGTACCAAGGTTACAGTGTTAAGGAAAACTTTGTGCCCTTGTGGAGTAAGACTAAACAAGTTGTATTTCTGCTAATGACAAGTGCAGTGAATAGATTAAAACAGAGTAATATGATAGCCTGGGATGTGGGTCTGTTGGGTTGCCTAGGAAGGCCTCTCACCCTGAGACTTGAACGATGAGGAGCCAAGCCACGTGTAGATCTGGGAAAGAGGGTTCTAGGCAAGTACATGAGACAAAATGAAGAACATGCCTGTGCAGTTAGTCccagaggaagcagggagaggatGATAGGAAATGTGGTCAGCAAGTAGACTGTGTAAAGGCATgtagggctggggagggagggtagCGTTCATTCTGGGTATCCTGAGAAGCCAGTCAGAAGTTGTTCGCAGCCTAGGGAGTTCCTCATGTTTGAAACTGCTCTTTCAGTGATAACTTGGAAGGAGGTGAGAGTGAAGGCAGACAGGCTAATTAGGAGTGAGGAGCTTGGCCCAGGTGCTAGAGGACAGAGGGAGTAATTTTCTGTAGGATAAAGTTTTAACGTGGAACCAGTGGGATTGTCAGGATGTGGGAGTGAAGAAAGACGACAGGAATGGAGGGGAAAGCCAGATTTTTGGCCTACGTACTTAGAAATGAGAAGAATGAGAGGAGCACATTTGGTGAGGAAAATCTAGAGTTCGTTTTACCTCTGGTTTCCCTGTCCTCAATTTAGTGACAGGACATTTACGGTGAGACAGGATTGTCGGCTCCAGTTTTCTTGACTTCTGTCCCCAGGTTCATGAGCTCACACCCTCAGGGACCTGGCAGGTCTGCTGCTTCAGGAGAAGCAGGGGTAGCATACACTGAAGAGAACTTGCCCTTCGTACATTTGAGTTTGAACCCCACCTCTGCCGTTTCTTGAGCAAGTTAGTTTGCTTTTCCAAGCTGCAGTTTCCTCACCTGTTAGATTGAACATGACAACTTTGTGGTAGGACTGTTCTGGGCATTAACTGATGGAGCATttcctctgtgccaggcattgttgTGAGTGTAGTATGGATTTTAACTAGTTTAATTCTCAGACAAGTAGATGAGGTAGGTACTGTTATTTTCACCCTCTCACAGGGAAGGCAACTGAGATCTAGACTGTTACTAAGTAGCTTCCCTGCCCTCATAAACCAGTAAAAGGAGGGGCTGGATTTGAGGCTTCTTAATCTTGAGCCTGAGTTGTTAGCTGCTAAGTGCTTGTTGCTCTTGTGTGAAAAGTGCTTGCCCCATCTGACAGCATCTCCTTACTTCCTGTTCTACTCCATTGCCCTGAAGAATCGAAACATCCATGGTCTTGAGCCTTGCCTCACGATCCAGGGCTTGGGTCTGAGTTCTCCCACTTGGCTCCCTTGCCCCTTCCTCTTCAGAACCCTCATGGCAGTCAGCAGGATTGCTCTGTATTGTATCTGACCTCTGGTGCTGTCTCCTTAGGTGGACATCTTCAATAAGGAGCTACTGCTAATCCCCATCCACTTGGAAGTGCATTGGTCCCTCATCTCTGTTGATGTGAGGCAACGCACCATCACCTATTTTGACTCACAGCGCACCTTGAACCGCCGCTGCCCTAAGGTTTGAGGGGGAAGGAAGAAGATGGGTAGAATGTGGGGAGGACAGTGGCAAGGCATTGCAGGAAGGAGGGCAGGCTTTGGGCTTCTGAGGAGTGACCCGGCATGGTGCCTCTATTACCATACGCTGGGTTCCCTAGGTGTTCTCAGGGCATCACTTTGTTTTCTCCCCAACCATATAGCATATTGCCAAGtacctgcaggcagaggcagtgaAGAAAGACCGACTGGATTTCCATCAGGGCTGGAAAGGTTACTTCAAAATGGTAAGTTCCCAGGTTGGGGGGGAGTATGGGGTGATggtgggaggagaggtgggaggaggcGGACATTGGAGTCACAGCCCTGGGAAACTCCAGGTGAAGGACCTACCTTTCTGTTCTCTAGAATGTGGCCAGACAGAATAATGACAGTGACTGTGGCGCCTTTGTGTTGCAGGTAAGCAGATGAGGGGCCTACTCATGGCGCTCTGGAGTCAGTTAGGGCTAAAGCACTGGGAGGCTGTTGTGTCCCTCATTTGTCTCACAGCCAGTTATGGAGCAGGGAGTGCCTTATGTGTTAGCGCACAGAACCCGTGGTTTCATTGGTTCTCTCTCGGGCTCCTCCACTGGAACTGGAATCTCGCCCTCGTATAGCCGTCTCTTCCAACTCCAtgtattttctcccttttaatgCTTACTCTTACTGAGTAAGAATGCCAGCTGTAGAGCTAGACTGCCTTTGAAGCCCAAGTTACGGGACTTTGACTCCCTTTGTATGTGCAATGAAGATATTCTCTAAAACTGAGCCAAATGTGTCTCCTATGAAACAGGTAGCGCAGGTCCtcacttggtggtggtggtgggtgctCAGTAGGTGGTTCTCATGGCCTGCTTTATTAATACCCAGTACTGCAAGCACCTGGCCCTGTCTCAGCCATTCAGCTTCACACAGCAGGACATGCCCAAACTTCGTCGGCAGATCTACAAGGAGCTGTGTCACTGCAAACTCACTGTGTGAGCCTCGTACCCCAGCCCCAAGCCCATTTATGGGCAGGGAGACATGGGAGACCTTTCCAAGAAACTCCAGTTCCTTTCCTCACCTCTCCTCACCCAATTCCCTTCggtttttcatatttaaatgttttaattgatttctgtattttttttttccgagAAAATACTTGTTGATTTCTGATGGCAGGAGATGGCCACAGAAAAgccccctttctctgcctgcctgcagggAGGATGGCCTTGTGGCCTGGGTGGGGCAGTCATCGCCCTTCCACGTGCAGGGGGCAGGAAATCAGTGCTGGGGGTGGTGGGCGGGCATAGGGATTACTGCCTGCCAGatcttcaaacttttttttatatatatatatataaatgccaCGGTCCTGCTCTGGTCAATAAAGGATCCTTTGGAGATAAATAAGTGGTGGTGTTCCTTAAGGGGCCTCAAACTAGTGGATATGCTGTACCTCGGGCCTTCGAGCCAGTGCGTGAGCTTCTCGTTTTTTTGCATCTTGAGGTTTCAGGGGCTCAGTCACCCAGATGGGCCTGCCAGGGCGAGCACAGAAAGCGGGAGCACAGGGAACGCTCAAAGACAAAAGATCCTGCGAGAACCTGAGGCGCAAGGCACTGAAAGGGCCTGGGGAGGGTTTGGGTCTGGATTCAGGACAGCTGCCCCAAGTGCCCAGAAGTAGGTTCATCCCTCCAGCCCTAGGAGTCCTCCCCGCCCCAGGATGTGTCGCTCTTTATTCCATCATCCCTGGCGCACAGAACACAGGCCGGGCGGTGTCTAACCTGTCTTTGCTGCAGGGCAGAACACAACTAAAATTTGGGTCCAGTGGAAACCTGGAGCAGAAGGAAAGGGAAGTGGTAGTCTCGGGAGCCCGGAAGTCCCTGGAGGCTAAGACCTCGCCCCCCTTGCGTGATAGGGTCTATGAAGCCACATGACTAAGGCGCTATCGCCTCTGCACGTgtaagggtgcagggcccaagatgGCTGCCAGGCCTCGAGGCCTGACTGCTGTATGTCACTTCCGTACCGGCGAGAAAGGCGGGCCCCCTAGCCAATGAGGCCGCGGGGCGGGCCCTCGCCTTGATAGGCGTTCAAGCTATCCAATGGCGGCTGCGAGCCAGAGCGCCTACGAGCTAACGTCACGCCGAGTTGCCGAGCGCCGCCAGGCGGGGCTGAGGCGGCCAAGCCAATGCGATGGCTGGGGCGGGGTCGGGCGCTCTATAAGTTGTCGATAGGCGGGCCCTCCGCCCTAGTTTCTAAGGATCATGTCTGCGAGTCAGGATTCCCGGTAAGAAAGGCATTTGCAAGAGGTTGTGGCTACTCACCCTGCCGCTCCCTTCCGAGGGCCCCGTCGGGGAGGGGCTGAGAGCGCCACCAGGGTTGCGGGGGAAACCGAGCCGGGAGGAAACGTCCGGCGGTGGGGGGAGGCGGGCCGGGGGCAGATGAGCGGCCGAGCTGCCGCCAGAGCCGAGGCAGAGGGCGAGAACAGCCCGCGTAGGGCCCGGAGTGCGAGCTTCGTTACGAGGCCTCGACCCGAGGCAGTGGCGTACGTGAAGCCCCAGCGCTGAGTGACAAGGCGAGGTCGCGACCCAGCGAGGAAGAAGGGCCGCGGCGGCCGCCACTACGTGGCCATAGCCGGCGGTCCGGTTGCCCCCCTGTGCCGGGGGGAGGGCCCGCGCGTTGGGGTTCGGGAGGATTCTGGCGGTACCACTCGCGAGAGGCGGGGGTGCCTGGGTCCTCAGGTCCAGTCGCTTCGTCGGGTTGAAATACGGGTCGGGGAAGAAGAAGCCGGCCGTTCAGTGTGCTGGTTTTCTTGACGGCCAGGACTGAGCCTAACCCCGAGGAGCGGCCGCGTGAGGCACCAGGAGCCCACCCGGCGCCGGGCGGGCGGGTCCATTTTGCCGCACAAGCCGGGCATTTGGCAAACTGCGGATGGGCAGGTCCACTTTCCTTCGGGGGTGAGCGGCCTGAGGTATGGGAGGGCGACGCCATTTCGCGACGGGGGCGGGCGGGATGTGGATTGTTCCATGGAGGGGGGAGACGCCGCCGGGTGGTCGAGGGAGCAAGCACATGGCGGCCTGAGGtgttcccctcccccagtccGCTTCGCTTCTAAGTGTTGTGCAATCTCCCCCTGTGCTAGCTCGGCTGGGGCTCATTGTGCGCGAGGCCGCCACCGCCCGCGGCCTCCCACATCCGGGCACCGCGAGGGGGGGCTCGgctggagggagaaggggagggcgCGGGCGGAATGACGTGGGGGGGAAGGGGATGGCCTGCCCTCCGATGTGGGAGGTGAAGGGCGGGACTTCCGGCGCGCTGGTGCCGCGAGGGGCGGTGCACGCGCTTCGGCTTTGAGCCGCGGGGCCTTGGGACACGTGGGCCGGCGGCAAGCACCGCATCCGGCCCCATGAGCCTTTATGCTTCGAGGGAGGTTTCCCCTACCGTGTGGGAGGGGGGGGCCTGCCCTGATCCGCTCACAGGACGGGGCAGAGGCCCTGACTCAGTTTTAAAGTAACTTGAGAGTGTCTTGACCACTGGTGGGAGTTAGATTGGGGCTGAGTGCTGATGGCATCATGCTTGGCCGGCTGCTGATAGAGCCTGACTGTCAGGATGTCTGGCGTGGTTCAGGCAGGCAGGGCACAAAATCCATTCTTTGAATCAACAGATCCAGAGACAATGGCCCCGATGGAATGGAGCCCGAAGGTGTCATCGAGGTGAGACTGGAACCTgccaccactgccctccaccTCTGAGAGGCCGCTCTCTCTGTCCCCTGGTTCCTGGAGTAGAAGAGACTTGGGTCTTGGGTCACCAGAATTCAGTGCGAATCCCGAGGACATAGTGTAACCCCGATAGTACAGCTCTGCCCCAAAGGAGTCTTGACCATGGTTTGTAGTGAATCGATTAGTATTCCTGAGGCTAGGTGTGAAACGTGCCATTCATGCCCCTCCAACCTCACAGCTAAAGTGGACTGGCCCCTTAGAGTGACTTCCCAGCCTACCTGGAACCAGCGGCCTCCCTCCAAGGTGTCAGGGTTGTGGGCTCCAAAGCGCTGGCCCAGGCACCAGTTGGTGTTTGCTGAAGCACAGCCTGTACTCACTGATAAAGCTTCTGTTTCCTTGCCTCCTACAGAGTAACTGGAATGAGATCGTTGACAGCTTTGACGACATGAACCTCTCTGAATCCCTCCTTCGTGGCATCTATGCCTATGGTTTTGAGAAGCCCTCTGCCATCCAGCAGCGTGCCATTCTTCCTTGTATCAAGGGTGAGACCTTTTGGCCCCAGAACGGATCTGGCACTGTCCCTGACTGGGGTAGAATGGCTTTGGGTTAGTGGTGCCCATCTATCAGCCAGGGACAAAGCAAACCCTTGTTTATCCCAGCTTGGCTTTTGGTCTGTGCCCATGCCTGGGTCATGCCTGGGACACACGGACTGCTGGCTTGCCTTTAATGAGGTACTGTTGTACACAGTTCTCACAGCCCTGTTTTCTGGCTTAGTGCAATGCTAGAGTTGGTAGCCTGATCGTTCTCTGGATTTGCCCCCGTTATGTCACCATACTGTGGTGGGGAAGGTTTGTAAGGCACTTAAGGCGTCATTCATGATTGGTTGCTTGTTGATCTCAGCTCATTGAGTTAGGCGTAAGTCAGGATTTGACTGTCCCATGAGCCCAAAGTGCAAGT encodes:
- the SENP3 gene encoding sentrin-specific protease 3 — encoded protein: MKETTQGTGSWGPEPPGPGIAPAYSSPRRERLRWPPPPKPRLKSGGGFGPDPGSGTTVPARRLSVPRPSFDASASEEEEEEEEEEDEDEEEEVAAWRLPPRWGQLGASQRPRPSRPSHRKTCSQRRRRAMRAFRMLLYSKSTSLTFHWKLWGRHRGRRRSLAHPKNHLSPQEGGATPQVPSPCCRFDSPRGPPPPRLGLLSALMAEDGVRGSPPVLSGPPMEEDGLRWTPKSPLDPDSGLFSCTLPNGFGGPPGPEGERNLAPPDASILISNVCSIGDHVAQELFQGSDLGTSEEAEQPGEKAGQHSPLREEHVTCVQSILDEFLQTYGSLIPLSTDEVVEKLEDIFQQEFSTPSRKGLVLQLIQSYQRMPGNAMVRGFRVAYKRHVLTMDDLGTLYGQNWLNDQVMNMYGDLVMDTVPEKVHFFNSFFYDKLRTKGYDGVKRWTKNVDIFNKELLLIPIHLEVHWSLISVDVRQRTITYFDSQRTLNRRCPKHIAKYLQAEAVKKDRLDFHQGWKGYFKMNVARQNNDSDCGAFVLQYCKHLALSQPFSFTQQDMPKLRRQIYKELCHCKLTV